The nucleotide sequence cggtgtcgtcgctgatccatccacataacgtatcgaGACCAACAGTCGGTGCAGCCTACCTAAGCGCACGCCACATGCATACGTTTagaagccgccatcatcatcggaccgctgacccatcttcaggagagagatctGCATCATCATTGCCAGTCCGGACATCCATCGTCGCCACAACGGTGTCACCGCCCTGCGCTCGTCTGTCCAGACGCGAAGACTCTGGAATATCCGTCGTGCGTAACACCTGCCAACTAGGAATGACTCAGCGTAGCACCTGTCacccaggcatgacttgacagctccattgaagctccgtgcaagacgaagccgctccacctcctgcctctttcttccagcgctgctccataAATGATGCTCcgaagagagaaacgacaccgtagTACCGCCATTGTCCGATCTagaagaccagatcctagggtttcccccgaagcagcacgagtgggtcgacaacagttacatgacgatgccttcatcaaggtaacgacgcaaaACGCCGTCATTGCCCGCcaacggctcggttttcaccggcaactatgtctcccgACTCGTACCCAGGACTAGATGATGAATCTCGAGATCCGACCACCCAGCCGCAGGCCGGccacctctgacggaagagatgaccaccagCGCCGGCTGCACCGGTCAGAACAGGTCTAACCGGAGGTGCCGCCGACgcgaccaccaggccctccacgccgccgccgccgatccaaaGGCAGAtggcgcaccgccgccgccgccgtccgcagtgccgccgccgcccaaaCAGGGTAGGCCGCCGAGCCCGCAACCCGcgccgcctccgacgccgccgCGCCACAGCCATCGCCGTCGCCAACATTGCCACCACAGCCGCCATTAGGACACCGACCGACCGCCACACCGCCGTAGTCCAGATCTGGACCGTCATGAACTAGATCGGCGCCGTCGAAGTCCAGATCGGGTTCACACCCTCGAGCCAGGGCGCCCTCCTTCACCCTATGACCCGTGAGAGGGAGGAGTGCctcagccgccgccgtcgcacgcACAGGCTATGCTCGGCGCTGACCACCGCGGCGAcagtggggaggaagaggaaggagcGGTGACCCGACGGCTAGGGTTGGAGCCCCCGGTCACCCGCGCGGGGGGCGACGGAAGGGAGGGGAAAATTATTCTGATTGTATGAACACCACAAACATTCCAAAAATTGTGACATACCAAGAAATACCACATATCCTAGTTGAATAGacgactactccctccgtccggaaatatttgtctttatccatttctccgacaagtatttccggacggagggagtatatcgcaAATGGTTCCGCCAGCAGTTGTGAGACTGTGACATCATATGGAGGAGTTTTTCTAAGTTCACGTATGTGCAGTGGCGTATCTAGGGGGTggacagggtggtccatggaccaccctggaatttcccCATAATATATATAGCATagagaaaaatatatttttataataaataaatatatttatgTGAATATTTTGCATTGGTGGACCACCCTGGCATGTTGGGCTAGCTACGCCACTGCGTATGTGACCCCTATCCATTTTTAGATATTCATGTCATACAAAAAAGTATAGGAAAAGAAACAGGACATTATAGTACTAAAGTTGTGTTGGCCTGTGAAACTTTCACGTTGACATGTTTTGCCATTTGTGAAAAACGAGAGGATGTTGTTCTTTTTGTACGTGCCATACACTATTTGGTATTTTCACCCGCAAGACTGTAATGTTGTACTCCTCTGTTTTAAATTATAATACGAAACTGCTTTGCGCACGACGCCTGTGTGGCCGATTCATGCACGATTCAAAACCAGACGATGTCCTGCAGTTTATTCCCACAAACCAACGGCTTGATTAACTACATCGTCCACAAATCGTGCACATGTGTCGTGTGTATAGCTGCGCCCATTATAATATGTGTTACCTTTCAGTAAGACAAAGAACCTACCAACACGTACTCTATTTTGCGGGCTACGTGACAGATAATTATCAGAAAATACTTCTAAAAACATACCTAATGAAATAAATTCAAGGCACATAAACCCCGTATTCATACAGAAAATGATTGCCTTAACAGACAAAATAGACCCTATACTTTGATGTGACACACACAAGAGAGTGAGAGGACTATATCCTTAATTTATCTGAGATTTTTTGTTAAAATTATGGGATGTACTACACGCAAACCTACGACGCAAAACACACGCAGCATGAAACACGATAATCATGACATGAGTTAGGCCAGCCTCGCAGATCAGACGGCAAGGAGCCCGTCGCGCCAGAAGGCACAGGCACACATGTCACAGCATGCTAGGGGCCAGCCTCGCAGATCATACAGTGTAGAGACCGCCACGCCAAAAGGGACAGACGCGCACGTCAGATGGTAACGAGCCAGTCGCAACACGTGTGGGGCCAGCCTCACAGATCATAAGGCGTGGAGCCCGCCGTTCCAAAAGGCACGGGCGCACACGTCAAACGGCGTGAAACCCGCCGCAGCATGCATGGGGCCGGCCTCACGGATAATACGGCGTGGAGCCAGCCACACCAGAAGACACATACGCGTACGTTTCACATTCAGAATTCTCAAATTAAtaacaataaaatcatgtccaAATTTTGCGGGTGTACCAAATATGGGGACTCGATCGCAACTTTCGCCCTAAGAGAACATATTCATCTATTGCAACATAGATATAGCAAAACAGACTATTGTTTTCAATGTAAAACATTTGTAATAGACGAGCATATGATTGTATGAACACCACAAACATTCCAACTATAGTGACATAACATGCTCAAGTACAAACATCCAACTATAGTGACATAACATGCTCAAGTATAAAGAGTATATAACATCTAACCGCATCATACTACATTTTCGGCAGATGTGTAAGATAACAAACCAAACACCCAACATATTTCATATCAATCAAATATAGCACAAACAATGTCACCTGCTGCAACCTCCCGGGATCAGTTGATGATAATCCTGAGCGTCACCTCGACGGTGTCCTCGTTGTCCTCCAGGTCGGCGGAGCGGAACACGTGAGCCTGGAAGCAGTCCTCGGGGTCGGGCAGCCCGCTGGAGAGATCGGTGCACGTCACGCCGGCCTTGGTTGTCTGGTAGTAGCACTGAACCGGCGGCTTGTCATCGTCACCGTCGAGGATGTTGCGCGAGTAGGAGAGGCTGAGGCGGCACTGCGCCTCCTTCTCCCAGAAGGCGGCGCCGGGACGTAGGCAGAACGCGAAGACCGTGCGGCCGAATGTCTGCTGGATCATCTCCAGCACGAGCAGATACCGTCCGGGGAATTCCAGGCGGTCTTGCTCGGAGGCGCCGCCGATGCAGTCGACGGCGACGATGTTGAAGCCGTCCTGCAGGCGGACGGCGATGCTGTCCCCGGAGGACACCCCGGCGTGGACCGGCCAGTCGTGAGCGCTGACGAAGTGGTAGAGGAGCGCGGCCGTGCTGTCGACGAAGCCGCAGGCGTCGCCTGGGCAGCGGCACGGCCCGCGGAGCGCGCCGCTGCGGTCGCGGGTCTCGTAGTAGAGCGGCCAGACGTCGCGGCCGAGGTTCCGGCGAGAGCCGAGGCGGGCGGCCTTGGCGCTGCAGACGTGGCACGTCCCCACCGCCAGCCCGAGCATGTCGCGGCAGGGCGAGCAGATCAGGTGCCCAGCTTCGCACTGCAAAGCAAATCGATCGAAATCAGCACGGCCTAGATTGCTTCCGGTTGATTAGATTGGATTGGGTAAATATTGCATGCGTGTACGTACCATGAAGATCGGCGGCGCCTCGAGTGGGAGGAAGCAGATGCCGCAGTCGAGGGGCTCCTCGACGTCTTCCTCCTCCGCGTCCGCCATCGCCTCCTCGACGTCGTGGGTCCACGGCGGCACCATTGCCTTTTTTACTTGGCCGGCTAGGGTATAAAGTCGAACAAGGGTCTCCGATAGTATCCTGGTATATATACTTATACCATTCATCCTGTCACGCTCCCCCCTCTCGATTTCCTTGCGGTCTTTATGGGGGGGAGCGCTGGTGGGCCTCACCGGTTTGCCGTGGGCCGGGCGTTTACCGGGGGTGACGTCCTGCGACCTCCACTATTTCCGGCCTACAgtttttacatgtttttttttTGACAATTACAGTTTTTACATGGTGAATTTGGAGAGTTGCTATGTTTCTCCTTTATTTTCCGTGTTATTGTTTTTGAGATAGCTCATCATTCATGCCAAATGATTCTTTTCCTTGTTCTTTTTCATTCATATAAGGCATGCTCATATTCCTAGATCATTAATTTGACAAAACGAATTATAtaatacaaaaaatatatcattagaaAGCTTATTTCGAATTTAAATTCAATGGCATACTTTTCGTGGCATATAACTCGTGTTGCACCGACCTAATTGACGATCTTAGAATACTTGTGGGTCTTATCAACCGAAAGAGAGCGAGTAATGTCGTGTTGTTAATGTGATGCCAAATTAAGGATTGAGGGTCAGCTCATTTTCAAGGCTATCGTTCACGCCACTGAAAGAACATATGTCACGTCAGTTGGAGGTCAATATCTGAGGCTTCTAGTTTTTCTGACTCTTGAACACATTATTCATGTTCGTTTCCAACTTTAGGTGCTCTTAATTATCCCCGAGAAGCTGAACTCATTAATTTTCTCCTCACCGTCCCCGCCTAGTATCCTCGGGCATGCTTCGTGCGTCTAGTGTCCTCCCCTCCACTTTGGTATATGATAGACCTCTGCCTCGATAGACATTAACTCTTCCTTCCCTTATAGTATGGCTCTCCCTTATCTATTCACTGCAAATATGTGCGATTATCAGTGACGAAAACCTCAGTGACGGGAAAAAACGTCGGCAAAGATTATTTTTCATGACGGGAATTGTCACTTGTTGATTTCCTCCCGGGGCAACCCCTAGCCAACTTTGGGGACATTCTGGCCTGATTTTAGGCGATGCTTTCGGCTGTCACATTTCATTTCCATTTTTTGTGATGGTTAATTGTAAGCGTGAAATGATAGAGGGGTTAGCTGAAgggatttttttcaaaaaaataggcTAATGGGTTCAAATGTGTGTTCTTAGATTTTGCTTGCCATGTCAGGATTTTAGACATATTCAAGTCACATTTATTTTCCTTATGACTTGAGTTCCTCAAAATGAAATCCAGTTATTCCTTTTCGTATATGCTCACGTTGATTATGTCAATCCTTTGGTCTAACATTTCTATACTGCTTCAGTATTTAACTGTTGCGCATCACTGTCATTTCTCTAGGAAACATCCAACTTCCTTAACACAACATAAAATGGTGCTTGCCACTATATACCAAAATCTCATGACAGAAGCATATAACATTAAAAACTACTTAACAATACTTAATTAGTGTAGGCGTACAACATAACAACATGATGTTCGATGGCACATCTTTAAACGGACATCTTGTCTTTACAATGCATAATCAGTTTTGACATACAACAAATATCTGGTACATCAACACGACATTACAAAAAGTATCTCACATCACAAGAAGGAATGGCGGAGCATGAACAGGAAGTACTGCAGCAGGGCAAAACTACTCTTCATCCGATATTTCAAATTAAACGGATTGGACAAGCATGGGTGTGATAAACAGAAGAATCTCATCACCTCCATGGTGGATTGTAACAACCCCAACCAAAAAACCCTACCTAAGGACCGATTTTAAATATTTATTTGATATTTGTGTGAGTTGGTTTTGTATTATTTTCACATCAACTTGAATTTTTGTTCACTTTTGGTAAGTCACTTGACAACTTTCCAAAATCTCCAACACACTTTCAACTTCTCTCTTAAAGAGCATTTGGAAATTTGAGCTGCAAATTAAATGTTTTGTTTTCCCTCTTAAATTACATTTAGTGTGTAGGGACACCGCCTAAAATTTGAGCCAATTTGGAGTTCAGTTGAATTGggtttcaaattcaaataatttgaaattattcaaacttgtttgaatttaaactttcctAAAAATCCCCAAACAACTTTTTAAATTAACGACATCATTAAGCTTCCACAGAAATAACTTCATCTCATTTTTATCCCTTCCAAAACTGCCCCTACAtttctctttctctcttcttttctgGAAATAGGAAATAGGGCAAAAGGGCCTTTTCTAGAGAGGAAGCCCATGCGCGCCAACCCACAACCCCCCTCCCTTTTCCTTTTGCAGCCACATACCCGCTTACCCCTTCACTCACCCATGACTTGTCCCTGTGGGGGTTCTCCTATCAGCTAGGAGGGGCAAACCCACACTCACCTTTTCTCGTACCTTGCCCTTTCTTACTCTAGCTCGCACATGGCCACCCGAGCACAGCCGTGCATGCACATCTCACCCTTCTCCCTTATCCCCTCACTAACGTGCCAGAAGTATCCATAACCTCTCCTCTTTCTTTCCCCTCTCCCACAAAAACCTCAGATCCCCTCTAGATCGAGTTCCATCCAGGtgactattgggaaacgtagcagaaaataaaaaaaatctcccTACAATAACttaggaacactatgaagatgtgatgaatggtttggatcagatcattactgactccaagttgcagcggaagaagacgaGTCAGTGTACAACGTACTTGGATTCCCTCGAACCATAGATGAACGATCCCATGAACCGCACACGTACAGTCCCTCGAACGAAAGACCAAAAACACGACCTCTCTATGAGTTGCAAGCGCACGGTCTTCACGGTCTGACAGCGCTTCGCCGTTCAGAACTAATCATTGTCAGGGAATTAGAGGAAGGAGATTAGAACCACGCTGGGCTtgtaattatgaggattagaggatctaggtcaagctctaattgatcaactaggaccaactagaactagaactacagaactagaggaggctccaaaaactTGTGTGTTCAAAAGGTGCAAaagcctctagtatatataggttggagggagagGAGGCGGTGCCACACAAGGAGGGAGGAGTCCCTCCCccactccaattcggcctccccaaGTAGAAAGGGGGTGCCTCCctattgggcccttgtggcccaattcTCCTTCCACCATTTGGCCTTTGAAGGCCCGTTGATATTTCCTTATATGTGAAATCCTCCTAGCTATTAGtagagccttttattattaatttaacatctccAGAAAAAGTTTCCACCCATATATTATTTATCGATAATACCGGTATTGCATGATAAACTCCGACTCCCTTTTGGTGACCCCAAAACGCTTTCAGTTTCTCTCGAAACTATTTCAAATATTAACAAAACTATTTCACAAATAAATCCTAATTactcccatcctactaacacttagtagatcatgattaccttaatcttgtgaccctataggttcggtaaaacatagacatgaacaaaacccctttgTTCAATGATCGATAGTGGAACCGTGGACgcccatatcgatccctatgagtacaCAAATGACATTCGAGTGTACCTTTGGTTatcatatgttattccctttgatTCATGATACcttacaaaacccgaggtgagatgtatcgtatcctcttgagtcatacacatggTCACTATACCGATCTCCTcattactgatgacccacaagtataggggatcaatcatagtcctttcgataagtaatagtgttgaacccaacgaggagcagaaggaaatgacaagaggttttcaacaaggtattctctgcaagaactgaaattataggtaacagatagtttgataacAAGGTATTTCGTAACAAGTAATAAGTAGCAACGAcagcaaaggtgcagcaaggtagctcaatcctttttatagcaaaggacatgTCGGAAcattctcttatagtaagcaaagcgttcttgagaacACATGGAAATTATCATCTAGTCACTTTTGTCATGTTTATttgatttgcgttcgctactttgataatttgatatgtgggtggaccggtgcttgggtgctgtgcttacttgaacaagcctcccacttgtgATTATCCCCTCTcgtaagcatccacaactacaaaagaagaattaagatatatctaaccataacatgaaacatatggatccaaatcagccacttacgGAATGTCGCATAAActgaggtttaagcttctgtcactctagcaacccatcatctaattactactccacaggGCCTTCGtatggtgaggtgtcatgtagtcaatgttgatacatctccgtcgtatctacttttccaaacacttttgctcttgtttcagactctaatttgcatgatttgaatggaactaacccagactaatggttgtttcagcagaattgccatgatgttattttttgcagaaatagaagttctcatattgagctaaaaatttatgaagaattatttcaggatatataaaaaatattggcggaaGAAAATACCATATGGGGGCCACCAGGGCGCCACAAGCCCAGGGGCACaccacccccagggcgcgccctgtgatatgtctccgtcgtatctataatttttgattgttccatgccaatattacaaAACTTTCACATACTTGTGGCAACAATATATATGATTTATTGGAGTAACATATTgaccaagtgcccagtgccagttcctatttgttgcatgtttttagattcgcgaaatatccatatcaaacaaagtccaaatgcgataaaaatttatggagatttatatatgtgaatttttggaagaagaatcaatgcaagacagtgcttgaggggcccacaacccatcagggcgcaccGTAGTGGGTAGTGAGCGCCTCGTAGGTCGGTTGGcccccttctttcgccgcaagaaagcgaGTATCTGAAAAAAAACGTGTTGAAATTTCAGcccgatcggagttacggatctccgggaatttaagaaacggttttcAGCCACAAAACAGGAAGGcaaaaatagaagagaacagagagagagagagagagagagaaagagagagagatagatagatagatagatagatagatagatagatagagagagagccaatctcggaggggttctcgcccctccgagtgccatggaggccaaggtcTAGAGGGGGAaactcctcccatctagggggtggACAagaaagaaggaggggggctctctccccctctctcccagtggcatCGAGCGCCACCGGGGCAGTCATCATGACGACGATCTACAACAACAACTTCGCCGcagtcaacaccaactctctccccctctatgcagcggtgtaacacctctatccctgctgtaatctctacttaaacatggtgcttaatgctattatccaatgatgtcttgccatcctatgatgtttgagtagtttcGTTTTGTcttatgggttgattgatgatagtgattgatttgagttgtatgttttattttggtgctgtcctatggtgccttccatgtcgagcaagcgtgagggattcctgctgtaggacgttgcaatatgttcatgattcacttatggtgggtggctagagtgatagaagcttattcccaagtaagggggttgttgcgtatgggagtaaagaggacttgatacttaatgctatggttgggttttagcttaatgatctttggtagttgcagatgctttctagagttccaatcataagtgcatatgatccaagtatggaaagtatgttagctcatgcctctccctcatataaaattgcaataatgatcaccggtctagttattgattgcctagggacaaatatcTTTCTTGTGTTACAAAAACCTTTCTACTAAACAGCTAACTTTTATTATCTTACAaattactcgtagttttattcttacCAAGTACATCTATTTTTATTCATGCACAATTATCCTCACACCTATACAactgtttcatacttgttctaggtaaagcgaacgttaaagtgtgcgtagagttgtatcggtggtcgatagaacttgagggaatattgattctacctttagatccttgttgggtttgacactattATTTATCCAAAaaatctacaattgatcccctatacttgtgggttatcaagtcctttttctagcgccgttttccgaggagcaatagcgtggggttgatattctcgtgtgcgcttgtttgctttatcactaagtagatttttttgtgctcttgttttctatctttagttgtgGGTAGGAAatgtaaaataccaaaaaattagttgtacctactaaaccaatggttgaagtacacccaaaatctatcacactgctgaagctttctacttggatcatcttcgatccctatgtgctcgtgttgaAAACCCGAATTGTTTACTTGAAGGAAAATCATTAAATGAGCATGCTTATTTTTgcaacaccgcttatctcaaaGTGGGAAACTTTTATGTCATCATATTAATAATTTGTATTGCTATGCTTTGAATTTATGTGAAATagatgattttacttgttgttcagaagaccctaaaaacacctttctttccaatgtgagtttaaggataatggaatcttatcttcttatgccaag is from Triticum aestivum cultivar Chinese Spring chromosome 1B, IWGSC CS RefSeq v2.1, whole genome shotgun sequence and encodes:
- the LOC123088600 gene encoding E3 ubiquitin-protein ligase SIAH2 — encoded protein: MVPPWTHDVEEAMADAEEEDVEEPLDCGICFLPLEAPPIFMCEAGHLICSPCRDMLGLAVGTCHVCSAKAARLGSRRNLGRDVWPLYYETRDRSGALRGPCRCPGDACGFVDSTAALLYHFVSAHDWPVHAGVSSGDSIAVRLQDGFNIVAVDCIGGASEQDRLEFPGRYLLVLEMIQQTFGRTVFAFCLRPGAAFWEKEAQCRLSLSYSRNILDGDDDKPPVQCYYQTTKAGVTCTDLSSGLPDPEDCFQAHVFRSADLEDNEDTVEVTLRIIIN